Part of the Lolium rigidum isolate FL_2022 chromosome 6, APGP_CSIRO_Lrig_0.1, whole genome shotgun sequence genome, TAGTTTCCACTTTCTATATAAACCCATGAGGGATATAGACAAGACATGGATCCAAGACCTATCCTTTGGCTTACCCTAAACAAAACATGCAGGATTCATGTGGCTTGCAATGTTTGGTGAGAATTAACATTGAAGAATGGCTAAATATAACTTGCTATCCAACATGATattctatttattttattttgtactTTGTAGCCTGTCTTCTCTCTCGATCTCTCTCAGGAACTAGTGCAAAACAGAGAGGAGACAAAGACGGGGTTTTGGTGCTGTGTACTACCTACAACTTTTGTCTTTCTTTCTCCTTTTATTCAGCAAAGCAACGATCGTGTGAGTGCCTGCTCACACGATGCTCACAACGGACGTGCCATCCCACGACCGAGCAACCGGGTTTACATCGCAAGGATAGCGACTACTTCCTAGCCTATTTGTTCCTAGCAAATAGCTGAAACTCTAACTGAAAACTAGACTGATGGAAATCGACACTGCTAACTGAACTTGACACTTATTGACTGACATGCTAGATTAACCAACATATTTGTCCATGATTACCTCTACTGTTTTTATGTGCAGGTTATAAATATATATTTCCTGTCCACTATTTTAATGATGTTAAGCTTGACCAGCAATCTTCTTTCACATGATTCTATGTTAACTGTTACTATGTTTCATGTTCAGAGGTATTGTCATCTCATTGGAAGATGGCACATTGAAGTTTCTCAGCTTATCCAGAATTGCCAATGATGTTCCAGTCACCGGAAGGCCTTTCGCTGGGACTAAAACTCAGGGCGTTTCTACTTACCAGTTGTCAGAACATTTGATATGGAATGTCCATGTCTCAGAAACCACTGGTACTTTTTCCAGAACCATGCCTAATCATAGTCAATATCCACCCTGAGCACTATGAGTTACAAGTTTTCTAATAAGAAGTCCTGGGTTGTACCCTgttaaaaaaaatagagaaactatttcgagTCTGGAAGCACAATATGGGAGGTCCTCACACACTTTGTAAATAAATGAATATAAAGATTTATGCTATTCACCATATATACTAATAATTgaatagtttattattttagtaatattcatctttgataagATCCTGTTTTGAACACTTGATTGTCTTTTTATTGCTATTTTATTATTATATTATTAGTAATATTCTCCTACATCTTGGACACTTAATATTAATGTCATTCAATAAAAATCTATATAGAAGAGAGAATTAGTAGTTTCTTGTAAATATATCAAACTTAAGCACATAAAATCGCTATGATccttaaatttgcaaatctttgcctATATACAGGTTATGCAGCTTATTGCGGGGCAGATGGTACTGCTGTGCGCTTCCAGGTAGACTCACTAGCCTGTAGTCAATAACCAAGATCACTGTCTATTTGTGCTTGTCATTCAGAATCTCTGTGCCATGCTAAGCAAATATTGCACATGTGTAGCTTACTTCGAGATTCTGGGAGAAGGAACCTGGGAGGAACCGTGTACCTTATTTCCTTTGTGGTTCATTAGCAGAAGAGGGAACCGTCATtaaaattggtggtgtgttgcaaCACTCTCCTTTACCAAATGTTCCTCTGGTTGCAAAGAAGGGTCCAAAAGCGCAAGATATACAAAAAGAGAAGCTACAAACTATCACCAACTCAGGTAAAACTCTCTCCATTTTGTTGAAACTTGCACCATTGGCTTAGTGCCTGACATGCCCGCTCAACCACCCTGCAGAATACGTAGATCCAGAACTCAGAGAGGGCCAACAAGAAAGTAAAGCGTTGGTTTTAGTTGATCCTCAAATACAAGAAAGTGGTGGCATATGCAACGGCACAGTTAATGAATGCCCTCAAAACGTTGAGGTCTTCCCTCCCAAATCTGTAGCACTCCATCGATTGAGATGGAACATGAATAAAGGTAGTGAGAAATGGCTATGCTACGGAGGCGCCTCAGGCATTATTCGATGCCAGAGGATCTAATAGGCAATCATAAGTGGTGAATTTTCGCCACAAGCCTGGAGAATCCGTAGGTATACACCACCTACACAATAAGCTGTTGCGGCATCTGCTGTTACTTGCAGGAATATACTGATTCTTTTCTCCTGAAACTGGTTGCTGGAGTGCTGGTGTTCTCTCCTCAGTAATGCCTGAACAACTTGAAGTTCAGACAATTTGAGCTACAAGATCCTGCACATTATCAGCTCTGCAACTCAATAAGGAGCATCAGTCTGTAATAGGTGTATATTGGGGCTAGCCCCAACTTTTCTCAATCTGGTGTGGTTATAGCTGACTGATTCTTTCACCTTTTTTACCCTCTAAGGCTGTAACAGATGTACATGTATATTGTTAATGCAGTCAAACAAACTGAATAATGTCCCGCCAATTGTAATATGGACAAGTAGAAAAAATGTTGATTGAAATATGCAATAGAAGAAGAATAGAAACCATGAGCCATTGCTCTTGGTCTGAAAGCTGCAAGCCATGTTGCCTCGTTGATTCATGTTTGCATCATGATTTTGAAATTCTTACTGAGGAGCTTTTTAGAACACCACTTTGGCAACCCTGTTTCTGCTAGTTTGACATATGCCTGATATAAAATAATAATAGCAATGAGGTTGTGCACTTCACTGTTGTTCccctcaggagtttcagcatcagGCAGGCAATGCTTTTGCATGAACAAAGGAGAATTGGCAAATGGGGCAGCAAGGTCATCACTTCTTGGTGAGGTTGTCCGCAGTTTGAGCCCAAGCAAAGAAGCGTCATTTGAGGGGGCgaagtttttttctttttgaaaatgtGTTGTGTATTAATCAGAAAACATTGTTTGAATTACAATCATCCAAGGCAGCTTTCGACACGCAGGTCGGCACCGCACCTTGTAACACTCCACGACACATTAAGACTAAGTTGGCATAAACCACGAGCAACGTTATTTGAGGGGGCGAAGTTATTCCACATAATAAAGCAGAAATCAAGTGCAATTTGCCCAACAAAATGCGAACTATACACAGATATGGCAGAGAACTCCCCATTAGCATTCCATCACCCAAGTTAAATTGCCAGGAGGAGTCAGATCAAGCTGAAAGGAGTGAACCTTTTTTCCACATCTAAATGAATTCCTGCGGAGCTTCTCTTCCCCATATGCAAAGGAATTGAGTGATAAGTTGATCCTTAGATTTCCTCCATTTTTAGTGTTCCCTAGAAAGTATATTTTGCGATCAGAAACGTAGGAGCAGTATGCACCTCTTTTCTGGTTCATCTCGTCTAACGTTGTGAATTGCTACCACCTGCTATTTGATTTTCATTGCGTTTTAAATGAACAGATGCACATCAAAGGTTCATGCCACATCGCAGCAGAGTGTAGGCTAAGGGAAAAAGAATTATCAATGCAGCAAGAGATTGGCAATTTCTTCAGTACCTTCCATTTCAAAGTACAGTAGTAATCGACATCCTAGTGTTAGGGCTGGTGATATGAAAGAAAATCCATTAATTGAGCAGACTCCAAGGGCTATTATGGAAGCACAGTCAACCAGATTCAACAACTTCAGTGCCACCAAGGAATCTCATGACGTGAAGAGGACGGGAAATGCTTTGTACCGTTATTCCCAGGTTGCTCCTTCTGGTGTTCCAGACTGATTATTTTGCTGCTATATGCTGTTAAGAGGCTGAAGCCTCGTAGTGTATCACATTGTCAGCCAGTGTACATCAGTCATCACACTGTTATGGCTGACAGTTAAAGTGGTATCATAGATATAATACTTGTTCTACCACAGTCCAGGCAGAATATAGATTCTTCCCTGCTCTATACGATCCTAACTTGTACCAGTGTATTCTACACACCATATATATTAAACATACGTTGCTGGTTTACAGGTTGGATTTGACTCGTATGAAGATGATCCTAGCATCTGCTTCGGCTgagtgaatagcataaaaccaccacattgATGGCGAAATTTACCGTATACTACCAGTTTACGTTTGcgggacaaaaaaccaccacattttgctCGGTTTTTTGCGGAATGCCCTAGACCCGAATTGATCCGAAATTGACACAGTTTTTACCAGTGGGGTTTGCTGTAAGTGATGATGTGGCAGGAATCTGTGAGATGGAGAGGGACCCATCTAATAGTTCaattaaaaaaatccaaaaaaactgTAGAAAAATCTCCGCTCGCTCGCCCACCCGCTCGTGGCCGTCGGCTGCCCGCCCCCTGCAGCACCCGCGCCCCCGCGCCGCCGTGCttgaccaccgccaccgccccctgcaGCGCCCGCGCCGGAGTCCCCTGTAGCGCCCGCCGTCGCCCCGcagcggccgcgccgccatgcccGAGCAGCGCCGCCGGTCTGCTCCgcagccgtgcgccgccgcctgctcCGCTCGCGCCGCCAGCCCCTGCTCCGTAGTCGTGCGTCGCCAGCCCCTGCTCCGCAGCCGAGCGCCGCCGGCCCTGCTCCGCTCGCACCGCCCTGCCGCTACGCTCCTGCTCGCGGCCGAAGGCCAGCCCCTACCTCCACGCCTCCCCTGCTCCACGGGCCATGGCACGCCGGCGGAAATGGGGCGGGAGGCCGAGCCGGCGGTGAGCTGAGGCGGCCTGGACGGagaagcgcgcggcggcggcctggcCGGAGATGCGCGCGGTCGGGATTGAGAAGCAGATGATCACtcctttttttattttccatactttaattttttttaatgttgCCTGACAGGTGGGACCAAGGTCCACGTCAGCAGGTTCACTAACTGTGATGCCACCTCAGCCCTGACTAGTCGAATTCCCTGTCAATTCGCGCTCAATTCAGGTTTAGGGCATTCCACAAAAAACCGagcaaaatgtggtggttttttgaccCGCAAACGTAAACTGGTAGTATACGGTAAATTTCGCCATCAATGtagtggttttatgctattcactcGCTTCGGTTAGGTGTACAGGAAGACATTCTGGATGCTTCAGAAAAATCAAATTGTCATTTAAATGCCAGACGAAAGCCAATCAAACCCGAGACTGGCACACATCCGTGGCGTCAACcggcatgatttcctggatcatgtCTAACAGATACAATACCAGATTAAGGTGTGCCATTGCTGTTACTCTCCTTTCCCATCATTACTGGCGTGATACAAGAAAAAGAAACTGCGATATGTTGTGGGCTCACTGAACTGGATAATTGTTTTGTTTGAAGGACAAAAAATGTGCAATGATGCTCGAGAAACAAAGTCTCTACTACAGTGTTATTATAGATcagaaaatattcaaattcaaagatGTCCATGATCTGCTGTCAGCCTATGTAAAGATACTACTGAATGTATCATCTTTATTATTTTGGAACTTGTAATAAGAAGTCTATGCGGAACAGTTGTGCTTactatttgatttaggcagcctgCTGGCACCGATTCGGGTTGTGTTACCTAACACTATCGTTGAAAGTTTCATCGTAATCCATGTCGTCAAGAAAGATAAGTAAAACAAAGATTTGCTTTGCCTGCTACTTGCAAAACGATTAGATATATAAAACCTGACATAGCAATCCAACTTCATTTACAAGCACGTGTTAAGTGCAATATCAACAATAAAGTTAATCAATTACTTCAATGCTTTTCTTCACTTCTTTAGTCTTGTTAGACGCATGGAGATAATGTTAACAAATAGAGAGATAGAGATACCGCTAGTGTGTATATGTTTAACTGTAATGTATTATTTATGAATATAATCTAAACCATGTATTGGGCCAGCTTTTGTGGTTTTCAACTTTCAAGTCCTTTTAGGTTGAACATAATATTGGGCTTCAACAGCATAACAGTTGGGTCACTTGGGTGAACCATACAGAATACTTATTTCATTTTGAGATGACGTGTGACGAAGTTTTGATGAACTATAAGAACTTAAACTATAATATAATGTACAACATCCTGACTTATTAACACTTACCAAAATTTGACGTGTGACTGAAGTTTTAGAGTAATACTAAATAAGAATCCTGACTTATTAACACTTAGCATGCCTCGTGTCAATATTGTTAGAATCTAGTATACACATGATCCTTTATAAAAAAAAGTATACACATGGTCAACTCATTAGGTTCTCAGTCACTCCAGTTATCTTCATCAGCTGCAAAGCCCTCTTGCCGCTTGTCATCATCCTCCTACAGATATTTCATTGTGTCAATTATCAGATTTACACGAAATAGTTTACACCATATTCCTACACACCGCCGTTGAGAAAAATCTAACAAAATTGAGTGATGCCGATAGATGGATAGTATACCATTTCAGTCAAAGCGGGAGTTGCAGGAGACCACACAAGAATTTGTCTATCATTGCTACCAGTATAGAGTTCCTGCATTCTTGAATACTTAGAAGCAGAATATGTGTTCAAACCCTAAAGCTTAACAGAGGACAACAGAAGAAAAAACTTACTTGGTCTTGTGAGTTATAGTAGCAGCAATTCACATGGTCATAATGCCCACGGAATGTTTGAAATGTCGTACCAGACCACATATTGTATGCCTAAGCAAGTATAACAATACAATGTGAACATCAGAATGCAGACATAAAAATCCCACAAGTTAAGAGAAATAACATACCTTGATGCTACCCATGCATGGAACAAATACAAGTGATGGATCATCAGTGACAGCTAATTGTAGTGGCTTTCTAGGATGCAATCGCATGGCTTCAAAATTGACCAAAGTATTGCAGCCTGAATCAACATCCCATATCCTTAATCGAGAATCGGATCCTGAAGAGAAACGACAACCTCTTCTAAATAACAGATTTACGCTTAAACAGTCATCAGTGCACTGCATGCTAATTTCAGGCATAGTAACAAgcagcaaattttttttttttgaaataacagAGAACAAATTTACTCAACCTGAGCTAAGAAGGTGCATCCCATCTGTAGTTGTTTTTAACCCTGTAACAGCACCATAGTGAGCTGTTGTACGATTTTGACTGGATGACATACCAGGATGTACTCTCTGTTGCGTATGTCCACGTATCAGGGTTTGACTTTTGTGTAGTGCTTTCGAATGCTTCTTACGACTGCCTGTCCTCTGCTGAACTGAGTTACTCTTTGAAGAAGGTGAAGATGTTAAGTTCTTCTGATCCTgcttaaaaagaaaaggagagttTATACATTGAATATATCAACTAGCACAGGAAGGCTATACTTGCATGGCATCAACCATGTTTAGGATGCAACAATCAACAGCAGGAAGGAACCTTGTCAACATTGCTTATCTACCAATGTATTGCATGGCATCAACCATTTTTAGGACAACAATCGCAGTTTCAGCAACAGAAAGGAACCTTGTGTCATTAACAATACGAACTATTTAGCAATGTAATGCAAACCCTATCCTTCAAGCACTATAGCACTGTACTGATCCGTACCATCTATATATGATGAGACTAATACAGTGAAATAGGCCTAGGACATGAATATATACCCGAAATCCACTTCTACTCTTTAATTTTGGCGGAAAAATCCACTCCTACTTGAATgctaatattttcggaattgtagGCAGAAAATAGTAGGCCGTTCTGTTTTAGCCCTGTGAGCAAACAATCTTAGGAAATAATCAAACCCGCGAAAGCAGATAAGAAGTAGTCGGTGACCAGCAAGCATACTTTCTCCATGGCGCTATCAAGAAAAGGAGGCCGTCTTCCTTGCTGAGACCGTAACTGATCGAGGACAAGGAAGCATCCTGCTCGTCTGATGTCCCAAAAACGTATAGCCCCATCGCAGCCACCACTCATCAAGATCCACTCGCTGGAGGTAGACCACTCCAAAGACATGATACCATCTGAGATGATTGATGAGGATAAGCGTACAAATGAAAGAAGAATGTTTCCATCGTTACAGTAGCAGGAAGAAACTAACCATGATGACCGGACAACGTGTGGGTAAAGGCTCCAGAAGCAATATCACACAAACGGACCTGAACATCTGCACTTCCAGTCGCGATGAGCATATGGGTTGTCGCAATCGGAGACATCGCGGCGCTGTAGACCTTTCCAGGCATCTTAAAATCCATGACTACCTAGGGAAAGGAAGCACAAGAGAAGAGAACATCAGCAATATATTAGGATCAGCAATTTACAGAGCAAGGTGTACATACTTGAGTCGAATTGGTATCCCACACTTTGACATAGGTATCAAAGGACGCTGTAACGAAGAGCCCGGTGTCCACGGGGTACCAGATGGCCGCTGAGACGGTGAACTTGTGGCCATGCTCGTGCGTCCTGTCGATGAGCAGGATGTTCCTGTGCTTGGCAATGAACCCGGCTTCGTATTCCGTGGCGTTGTTCAAATCGAAGACAGCAGCCGACCCATCCGACGCCCCCGAGAGCAGGTACCTCCCCTCTGTCAAATCAACCTGGCCATACTGTCAAATTACGAACACCGGCGACGTTCTACTCACGCAATCGCACGACAGTTCGATCTCTTTACACGCCTTTTCTCGACGGATGTGGCAGGTGGGCGATTGGGGGGAGCGGGATGGGGGAAGAAGGGGACCTGGAGGGAGTTGACGGCGCCGTGGTGCGGGGTGGCGATCTCCTTGCGgttggagagcgagagcgaggcggcgcggcgcgacCGGGCGAGCGCCTCGAAGCGCCGCGCGCGCAGCTCCCCGCGTTCCCTTCTTCTCAGCTCCTCCAACCACATCCACTCGGGCACAGCGCGGCGTGTAGGCTctctgctgctgcggcggcgagcggcgacgggagTCGGGGCGGGAAGAGCTAGGCGGAGCTGCACGGCGGCGCGAATCGGGCGGTTGATGCGCTGACCGGTGAGCTAGGAGGACTCATTTGCTGCGCTTAATTCCGAGCATCCATTAAATCCGTCGGGCCTCGTTCGGTTACAGGGGGGCCAATCCCCTAGTGAATTGATTCGCTCGCGTAACTGGGTGCTGCTGTTGGCGCTCGGGGCACCCAGGCAGGGCGCGTCGATCACGGGGGATAAGAGGAACAGGTCTGGGACAGCCACCTCTGGTATCTCCGATGATTTTGAGCACCTGATGAATTGAAATTGACAACACGGGATTAGAAAAGCTTAAAAGGAAGATAATTTCCCTCCTGATTGAATGCAAACTCTACATTTATTAAGCCTGATATGGAATCTAACATCTTAGGGAGAAAACGGCATAACAGACACATGTTGTGTGGAGTATGATGCAGGATCCCAACCACAAGTTTTGCGTTGAGATGGGATGGAAATATCTATATGCTTGGAATGAATTTGACATTTTAttgaatatttagaaaaaaaatatAATCTAAAAATAGCATGACAAACACATGTTGTGATGTAAAATCTTTAAAAATGCCGAAGTAAGCCTGCGACTAGAGCAGCTCCTCTCTCTAGTTGGTTGCACGGTCGTATATCTTGCCAGTTGATATTACGACTGCACCTGGCATGTAAGAATGGGTTATTTGCAAATACCAGTAGTGCATGACGCTACAAAGACTAGATGGTCATGTGCATGTAAATGAAATACCGATCTTGCTATAAAATAAATGGAAATTGAGAAATAGAGTGTTCTTCACAGTTGAGAAGATATCAAATATACTACCGAACTATAATAGACCATCAACCTATAACACTTGATTGCAATCCAGAAGATAGCAAAATAATAAAACATAACAGTAGGTTCAAATTATGATGTGCTTTACCAATGGACATACTACCATTTTAGCTACAAACATGGCACTTTACTGAACATTATTATCACCAACCCAGGATACCGCAGGCAGAACTCAATGAAGCTATCACAAGTTGAGGAAATTATTATGTATTATAAACGAACTAGGCAGATGTATAGAACTTTTATGGATAATGACCAAGTTCACATCAAGAAAGGAAATTGCAAGCGTCAAGTAGAACACAGTTGCTAGTAGTATTATTTTAAAGAAGATGTTTGCAAACAAATTCAGAAACCGTCAGTCCCAAAGTTGATCTAGTGCAACTTGGGAAGAAGAGTTAACACGAACGCGCTCTGCTACAAGCTCACATCCACCAAGAAGCGTAGAAAGTGTTAGTGAACATGCCCAACCCTAAAACAGTGGGAGGATGGGGGAAAGTAGGCGCTTACCAATGAGAATCAGCCGGAAGTGGAGAGGGCGTCGCCGAGATTGCACAGAGATGGGGTCTCTGGGTCTATCTCACGAGCGCCGCCGAGCTCTGTCGCCGCCGGCAAATCGCGCTCGAGAGAAAGGTCgggcgagagagagaggaggagactcGGGGATCTTTCTGTTCCACGGGGTAAGAAGAGACGGGTTTTTTTTCCCTGCGAGAGAGGATGTTAAACCCGTCGGTTCAGTGTCTGACTCGAACCCGACTCCGCTCGCCCTATCTCTCCTCCGCGCCGCGGCCCCCAATCTGTCGCCGCCCCCACCTCCACCCCCCTACGCCCCCGCGCgcctcgccgccatcgccgctccCCTTCAACCTCATACCTGCCGTCTCAACCCCGCCCGCGATTTCGGCCGTTGGTTTTCCGAGGTACGCCCTCCATGATTCGTTGAACCTAACCTGAACTCGATAAATTACCAGATCCGCCCTGTGCCTGAGACGGATTTCATCGGTTTATTAGCACACCTCAAAATTCGTAAGGCTATCTAGCCTAGAATCACAAGGAACATTTATTCACTCTGCCCGTCCATTACTTTTATATATAATTCTCGTACAGCTCTTCTGTGGAACTAGTTCGGCGGCACAAACGCATCCTATTTGATTGAATCTTACTATCATCTATCTACGTTTCCTCAGGTTTGTGCGTCCCAAACCAGCCCTAGGAGACCCCCCCTTGTGACAGCATGCCTAAGATAAAGACGAGCCGCGTCGAATACCCCGAAGGGTGGGCGCTCATTGAGCCAACGATCCGTGAGCTGGATGCCAAAATGAGGGAAGGTACGCGTGCTAACTGCTAAGTACTCTTATCTGTCGGTGTACCCTTTTCAGATGTGCATTGATATTTCCTGCCATAGGATGTGGGTGCTGATATGATTTGCTTTCGCAGCTGAAAATGATACGCATGATGGGAAGAGGAAGTGCGAAGCGCTCTGGCCGATTTTCCGCATCTCTCATCAGAGAAGCCGTTACATATACGATCTCTTCTATAGAAGGAAGGAAATATCAAAGGAGCTCTATGAGTTCTGCCTGGATCAGGGTTATGCAGACCGTAATCTGATTGCAAAGTGGAAAAAGGTTAGTCTCTTAGTTCCATACTTCCATATCATTTGTGTGTGCCCATTAGTCTTTTGCTTTGTAGTACCTTAGAGGGATATCTTTCTCACCTTAGATTGTCTTCAATTAATTAATTAGTACATGTAAAAAGTTAGTTCAAATGAACAGATAAACAAACCATCAAGTTTTCACTCTTTTAACCTTTTAGTTCAAATAGACCTGCTTGAATCGTAGTTCTGTTTGTTTGAATCACTATGTAAGTAGTTGGTGATTTTGTAATCCTGGGTTTTGTATGTCATCCAACAGAGACTCTTGTTTGCTTCAATACGTGATTGAGCAATGCTCGTAGGAGACTTATTTTCTTACCCTCCGCATAGGAGTTTTTTCTGGTACGGATATGGCAACACAGAGGAGCTTTTTCGATTATGAATATTAAGATTCCATGGGATAATTCCTAGTTATTAGATACGTACAGGTGATCAAACACAGGCAAAACATGTATAGCAATTTCTTATAGTATCATGACCTCATGTTTTCACTGTCCGCTCTTATCCTAGAGGGCACCTCAAGAAAGCGTGAAAGCAATACAATCATAATTGAACTAAGCATTACCAAAAAATCCAACAACCATAAAATATGCCAGCTGATGCTAGACGG contains:
- the LOC124660760 gene encoding WD repeat-containing protein ATCSA-1-like isoform X1, with translation MWLEELRRRERGELRARRFEALARSRRAASLSLSNRKEIATPHHGAVNSLQVDLTEGRYLLSGASDGSAAVFDLNNATEYEAGFIAKHRNILLIDRTHEHGHKFTVSAAIWYPVDTGLFVTASFDTYVKVWDTNSTQVVMDFKMPGKVYSAAMSPIATTHMLIATGSADVQVRLCDIASGAFTHTLSGHHDGIMSLEWSTSSEWILMSGGCDGAIRFWDIRRAGCFLVLDQLRSQQGRRPPFLDSAMEKQDQKNLTSSPSSKSNSVQQRTGSRKKHSKALHKSQTLIRGHTQQRVHPGMSSSQNRTTAHYGAVTGLKTTTDGMHLLSSGSDSRLRIWDVDSGCNTLVNFEAMRLHPRKPLQLAVTDDPSLVFVPCMGSIKAYNMWSGTTFQTFRGHYDHVNCCYYNSQDQELYTGSNDRQILVWSPATPALTEMEDDDKRQEGFAADEDNWSD
- the LOC124661622 gene encoding protein BUD31 homolog 1, which produces MPKIKTSRVEYPEGWALIEPTIRELDAKMREAENDTHDGKRKCEALWPIFRISHQRSRYIYDLFYRRKEISKELYEFCLDQGYADRNLIAKWKKPGYERLCCLRCIQTRDHNFATTCVCRVPKHLREEQVIECVHCGCKGCASGD
- the LOC124660760 gene encoding WD repeat-containing protein ATCSA-1-like isoform X2; this encodes MWLEELRRRERGELRARRFEALARSRRAASLSLSNRKEIATPHHGAVNSLQVDLTEGRYLLSGASDGSAAVFDLNNATEYEAGFIAKHRNILLIDRTHEHGHKFTVSAAIWYPVDTGLFVTASFDTYVKVWDTNSTQVVMDFKMPGKVYSAAMSPIATTHMLIATGSADVQVRLCDIASGAFTHTLSGHHDGIMSLEWSTSSEWILMSGGCDGAIRFWDIRRAGCFLVLDQLRSQQGRRPPFLDSAMEKDQKNLTSSPSSKSNSVQQRTGSRKKHSKALHKSQTLIRGHTQQRVHPGMSSSQNRTTAHYGAVTGLKTTTDGMHLLSSGSDSRLRIWDVDSGCNTLVNFEAMRLHPRKPLQLAVTDDPSLVFVPCMGSIKAYNMWSGTTFQTFRGHYDHVNCCYYNSQDQELYTGSNDRQILVWSPATPALTEMEDDDKRQEGFAADEDNWSD